A genome region from Bufo gargarizans isolate SCDJY-AF-19 chromosome 2, ASM1485885v1, whole genome shotgun sequence includes the following:
- the LOC122929599 gene encoding tubulin polyglutamylase TTLL13-like: protein MKLQTLACSESEEDSGDDEEDEEESEAESLSRTSPVDEEITIENVDPKPREESQSQDKRDLELEKPKIDNTLDTTDQSKKKKKKKRRIIGINLTNCKYESVRRAACASGLKEVGDEEEWTVYWTDCSVSLERVMDMKRFQKINHFPGMSEICRKDLLARNMNRLLKLFPKDYNIFPRTWCLPADYGDLQAYCRTKKNKTYICKPDSGCQGRGIFLSKNMKDIKHGEHMICQQYMSKPFLIDGYKFDLRIYVLVTSCEPLRIFIYKEGLARFATMSYTEPSHSNLDDVCMHLTNYAINKHSENFIRDDMTGSKRKLSTLWTWLENNHYNKAQLWEDIEDVIIKTLISAHPILKHNYRTCFPNHIAGSACFEILGFDILVDKKLKPWLLEVNHSPSFTTDSRLDREVKDSLLCDTLHLINLRACDKRKVLEEDKRRVKERLLQRNVPKENRREQLESTQAAWLEQVEKYEDSHLGGYQRIYPQATADKYEKFFKHSGSLFQETAASRAREECARQQLEELRLKQEQKEIPTAKKKKEQKDALQGESAGEKAVKYKVTRRPSTRTLTSGCRTAERKKEEATVDSMKPIEINEKEEMERLQGLQQREKLIRAMGIVDHVYRLLSIQGPRTPEFKAPDYSLLDVQTRNQTRFHQALVMCQDTDGSMTHVPVSYLGGSAMDTVVQTVATVNQFHFGYSAGLSSLLGAVGAPPPTHYAARRYTNQKPLTWNGAQNMRAITTVNDNSSLNKQMKSGTHIRLSSAKTKVEHKNPSNKKPNRFNGTYAGSLSTLPPNGKGPSAASGCTLPAVGGLSSADGLLAISSCSATLAQRPDHSRQYINWKWS from the exons ATGAAACTTCAGACCCTGGCATGCAGTGAATCAGAGGAGGATTCTGGGGATGATGAAGAAGACGAGGAAGAGTCAGAAGCAGAGAGTTTGAGCAGAACGTCCCCAgtagatgaggaaatcaccatcgaAAATGTAGACCCCAAGCCAAGAGAGGAAAGCCAAAGTCAAGACAAACGGGACCTTGAACTTGAAAAGCCAAAAATAGACAACACCCTGGACACAACGGACCAgtctaaaaagaaaaagaagaagaaacgcAG gataATTGGTATCAATTTAACAAACTGCAAGTATGAGAGTG TGCGTCGTGCTGCCTGCGCGAGTGGATTGAAGGAGGTTGGAGATGAAGAGGAGTGGACAGTCTACTGGACGGACTGCTCTGTCTCACTGGAGCGTGTAATGGACATGAAGAGATTCCAG AAAATCAACCACTTCCCAGGAATGAGCGAGATATGTAGAAAGGACTTGTTGGCAAGAAATATGAATCGTTTGCTAAAACTTTTTCCTAAAGACTACAACATCTTTCCAAGAACATGGTGCCTGCCTGCTGA TTATGGTGATTTACAGGCCTACTGTCGCACAAAGAAGAACAAGACTTACATCTGCAAGCCTGATAGCGGCTGCCAAGGCAGGGGCATTTTTCTTTCCAAAAACATGAAGGACATCAAACATGGCGAGCACATGATCTGTCAGCAGTATATGTCCAAG CCATTCCTGATTGATGGGTATAAATTTGATCTACGTATATACGTCCTTGTGACATCCTGTGAACCTCTGCGCATTTTTATCTACAAGGAAGGCCTTGCGCGTTTTGCAACCATGAGTTACACAGAACCTAGTCACAGCAATCTG GACGATGTCTGTATGCATCTGACAAACTACGCTATCAACAAACACAGCGAAAACTTTATCAGAGATGACATGACAGGAAGTAAGAG AAAATTATCAACTCTGTGGACCTGGCTGGAGAACAATCACTACAACAAAGCACAGCTCTGGGAGGATATTGAAGATGTAATTATCAAGACTCTGATCTCTGCACACCCGATCCTCAAACACAACTATCGAACTTGTTTCCCAAATCACATCGCAGGCAGCGCTTGTTTTGAGATTCTAGGATTTGACATCCTAgtggacaaaaaattaaaaccttggcTGCTGGAG GTGAACCATTCCCCAAGCTTTACCACAGACTCGCGCTTGGACAGGGAAGTGAAGGATTCTCTACTCTGTGATACCCTTCACTTGATCAATCTCCGGGCTTGTGACAAAAGAAAAGTTCTTGAGGAAGATAAACGCAGAGTTAAGGAGCGATTACTGCAAAGGAATGTTCCTAAGGAAAACAG ACGGGAACAATTGGAAAGCACTCAGGCGGCTTGGCTGGAACAAGTCGAAAAATATGAAGACAGCCACCTGGGAGGGTATCAGCGTATTTACCCACAAGCCACAGCAGACAAATACGAGAAGTTCTTCAAACACAGCGGCTCGTTGTTCCAGGAGACTGCCGCTTCAAGGGCCAGAGAGGAGTGTGCAAG ACAGCAGCTGGAAGAACTGCGGCTGAAACAAGAGCAAAAGGAAATACCTactgcaaagaagaagaaagaacagAAAGATGCCTTGCAAGGAGAGTCAGCAGGTGAAAAGGCAGTAAAATACAAGGTGACAAGAAGACCATCTACCCGCACTCTGACCAGTGGCTGTAGAACCGCGGAGAGAAAG AAAGAAGAAGCAACAGTAGACTCAATGAAGCCAATAGAAATCAACGAAAAAGAGGAAATGGAGCGACTGCAAGGTCTTCAGCAGAGAGAGAAACTCATTCGAGCCATGGGCATAGTGGATCATGTCTACAGACTGTTGAGCATTCAGGGGCCCAGGACACCTGAATTCAAGGCACCTGACTACAGTCTTCTAGATGTTCAAACTAGAAATCAA ACCCGGTTTCATCAAGCACTAGTGATGTGCCAGGACACAGATGGAAGCATGACTCATGTTCCGGTGTCCTACCTAGGAGGCTCAGCCATGGACACAGTAGTGCAGACCGTTGCTACAGTCAACCAGTTTCACTTTGGCTATTCAGCAGGCTTATCCAGCCTCCTAGGTGCTGTTGGAGCACCACCTCCCACACATTATGCAGCCAGAAGATACACAAACCAAAAACCCTTAACCTGGAATGGAGCCCAAAACATGCGAGCAATAACTACTGTCAATGACAACAGCTCTCTGAACAAGCAAATGAAAAGTGGAACCCACATAAGACTCTCAAGTGCCAAAACCAAGGTGGAGCACA